One Elaeis guineensis isolate ETL-2024a chromosome 10, EG11, whole genome shotgun sequence genomic window carries:
- the LOC105052791 gene encoding uncharacterized protein: MHPAIIRRPQSTPISFIGRQCFQEEKVFEHSWSQKGLAGLAVNNACEQEGDMLLKEALRDKILSFRDVLNLPSQDKHTTLHEVLLETLEDLQKLYPKCMSCICISEVDRESINQILLHLYKALKFAGNYWSEKYNQSEKFGFKEVDLKNFSFEQLGQEVLKRLDSMSSQAKEVFDLMEKSSINISMIEGGQGKLYHCNNPVTPTSVLSQPSICNSSPKEFSNTAYVPPLLRPLRLQALTKLKPLDVKNLSFHMFPLTSDQSSKPSHQAEKIDNDLELDSPETPMIINPFPCVEIGDDSPVYGGKTPHFTTPVSTPTSKHLSMNLGSISNDLDKHSEEDGNKTSEATIPILQNIPFLHLKAPLPSPTPTPPSSPMILTGVPMFFRSHSHRQMELEPVAYAMTIDDDDQADSHKPSEATMLISQPSAASPPSSIASTEETMSPAPTIFLLEGSAQPSSTPTPCNIFAPTPPLASQPKSFASLTTPAPPPTPVALSTQPPPLPSLKESATPPPPPLSATKVGSICPPSPLGIPNAAGVTPPPPPPLGAAKPGSAPPPPPSLGAAKALRARNDTKLKRSSQMGNLYRLLKGKVEGSSLNSQTSDGRKSQVASGSSGDHKAQGMADALAEMTKRSAYFQQIEEDVRKYATTIMETKSAINSFRTKDMKELLKFHQHIEQHLENLTDETQVLARFEDFPSKKLENIRMAAALYVKLDAIATTLKGWKSTSPIAQQLDKVESYFNKIKKEVDVIERTKDEESKRFQIHNIIFDFGVLLRIKESMVDLSSNCIEMALKESREAKETTKEAKSKPNDLSKMLWRAFQLAFRVYNFAGGQDDRADRLTSELAKEIETCP; encoded by the exons GTATTGCTGGAAACTTTGGAGGACCTACAGAAATTGTATCCCAAGTGCATGTCATGCATTTGTATCTCTGAAGTTGATCGCGAATCTATAAATCAG ATATTACTACATCTCTACAAAGCCCTCAAATTTGCTGGAAATTATTGGTCGGAAAAATACAATCAGTCAGAGAAATTTGGATTCAAGGAGGTAGACCTGAAAAATTTTAGTTTCGAACAACTTG GTCAAGAAGTCCTTAAGAGACTGGATTCCATGAGCTCACAAGCAAAAGAAGTGTTTGATCTCATGGAAAAGAGCTCCATTAATATCTCTATGATTGAGGGTGGGCAAGGCAAGTTATACCATTGTAACAATCCAGTCACACCAACGTCAGTGCTCTCCCAACCGTCAATATGCAACTCAAGTCCCAAGGAATTCTCAAACACTGCCTACGTACCACCTCTACTTCGCCCTTTAAGACTTCAAGCACTGACAAAATTGAAGCCATTAGATGTCAAGAATCTTTCCTTCCACATGTTCCCTCTCACATCTGATCAGAGCTCCAAACCTTCACACCAAGCAGAAAAGATAGACAATGACCTTGAACTGGACTCCCCAGAGACACCAATGATTATAAATCCATTTCCTTGTGTTGAGATAGGGGATGATAGTCCTGTTTATGGAGGCAAAACTCCACATTTCACCACACCTGTCTCAACACCAACATCTAAGCATCTGTCAATGAACTTGGGATCAATTTCAAATGACCTTGACAAACACAGCGAGGAAGATGGCAACAAGACTTCTGAAGCTACAATACCAATTCTACAAAACATACCTTTCTTGCATTTGAAAGCTCCACTTCCATCACCAACTCCTACACCACCATCATCACCTATGATCCTAACTGGAGTACCCATGTTCTTTCGATCACATAGCCATCGACAAATGGAATTAGAACCTGTTGCATATGCCATGACCATAGATGATGATGATCAAGCTGATAGCCATAAACCTTCTGAAGCAACcatgttgatctcacaaccatccGCTGCTTCACCACCATCATCCATTGCTTCGACAGAAGAAACCATGTCACCAGCACCAACTATCTTTCTACTAGAAGGCTCTGCACAACCATCATCTACTCCAACTCCATGCAATATATTTGCACCAACTCCTCCACTAGCTTCTCAACCAAAAAGCTTTGCATCATTAACAACCCCGGCACCACCCCCAACTCCCGTTGCATTATCAACTCAACCGCCACCTTTGCCATCTCTAAAAGAATCTGCAACCCCACCACCTCCTCCTTTGAGTGCAACAAAAGTAGGATCCATATGCCCACCATCTCCTCTAGGTATACCAAACGCAGCTGGAGTCACACCCCCACCGCCTCCacccttgggtgcagcaaaaccaggaTCTGCACCCCCACCACCTCCTTCCCTTGGTGCAGCAAAGGCACTACGTGCCAGAAATGATACCAAATTGAAAAGATCATCTCAAATGGGAAATTTATATAGACTTCTGAAGGGAAAGGTGGAGGGGTCTAGTTTAAATAGTCAAACATCTGATGGAAGGAAGAGTCAAGTTGCAAGTGGCTCTAGTGGTGATCACAAGGCTCAAGGAATGGCCGATGCATTAGCTGAGATGACAAAAAG ATCAGCTTACTTTCAGCAAATTGAAGAAGATGTTCGAAAGTATGCAACAACAATTATGGAGACAAAATCTGCCATTAATTCTTTTAGAACAAAGGACATGAAAGAGCTATTAAAATTTCATCAGCATATTGAgcagcatcttgaaaatttgactGATGAAACACAG GTGTTAGCTAGATTTGAAGACTTCCCTTCAAAAAAATTGGAGAACATAAGAATGGCAGCAGCATTATATGTAAAGTTGGATGCAATAGCCACAACACTGAAGGGCTGGAAGTCAACATCTCCTATTGCCCAACAACTTGACAAGGTTGAATCATATTTCAATAAG ATAAAGAAAGAAGTGGACGTGATAGAACGTACCAAAGATGAAGAATCCAAGCGATTCCAAATCCATAATATCATTTTCGACTTTGGTGTTCTTTTACGGATTAAAGAATCTATGGTTGACTTGTCATCAAATTGCATAGAAATGGCACTTAAG GAGAGCAGAGAAGCAAAGGAAACCACTAAAGAAGCCAAATCCAAACCAAATGACCTGTCAAAGATGCTGTGGAGGGCCTTTCAATTGGCTTTTCGAGTGTATAACTTTGCTGGTGGACAAGATGATCGAGCAGATAGATTGACAAGTGAATTAGCTAAGgaaatagagacttgtccttAA
- the LOC105052707 gene encoding LOW QUALITY PROTEIN: S-adenosylmethionine decarboxylase proenzyme 4-like (The sequence of the model RefSeq protein was modified relative to this genomic sequence to represent the inferred CDS: inserted 1 base in 1 codon) — MAVSGFEGFEKRLELHFSGDNPLGLRYLSIDDLQQVLDAVQCSIVSAAGNHSFDAYVLSESSLFLYPHKIILKTCGTTQLLRSIPSLLHHAADLGLRLHSCRYSRGSFIFPAAQPFPHTSFSDEVRFLDARLPXTLRFRKASVMPSATSPHSWHVYSAADDEFSVLPPCGPTIEVCMTELDRSLARRFHRRKGDDRSGDEAGAEMTELTGIGGINRRALVCGFAFDPCGYSMNGLDRDRYSTIHVTPEDGHSYASFECVGGGDMMDYLRKVVNVFRPVAVSVSVSGGGGDEGGVCSAVANALEPLGLSCRNRAAEDFPGAGTVTYQTFTARRK, encoded by the exons ATGGCTGTCTCCGGCTTCGAGGGCTTTGAGAAGCGCCTAGAGCTTCACTTCTCTGGAGACAACCCCCTCGGCCTCCGCTACCTATCGATCGATGATCTCCAGCAAGTGCTCGACGCCGTGCAGTGCAGCATCGTCTCCGCCGCCGGTAATCACTCTTTCGATGCCTACGTGCTATCCGAATCCAGCCTCTTCCTCTACCCCCACAAGATCATCCTCAAGACCTGCGGCACCACCCAGCTCCTCCGCTCCATCCCGTCCCTCCTCCACCACGCCgccgacctcggcctccgcctccaCTCCTGCCGCTACTCCCGCGGCAGCTTCATCTTCCCCGCCGCCCAGCCATTCCCCCACACCAGCTTCTCCGACGAGGTCCGCTTCCTCGACGCCCGCCTCC CCACCCTTCGCTTCAGAAAAGCCTCGGTGATGCCCTCCGCCACTTCCCCGCATTCTTGGCACGTCTACTCCGCCGCCGACGACGAGTTCTCGGTGCTGCCACCCTGCGGTCCCACGATAGAAGTGTGCATGACGGAGTTGGACCGCTCACTGGCACGGCGGTTTCATCGTCGGAAGGGCGACGACCGCTCGGGCGACGAAGCCGGGGCGGAGATGACCGAGTTGACCGGGATCGGCGGCATCAACCGGCGGGCTCTCGTCTGCGGCTTCGCCTTCGACCCATGCGGTTACTCGATGAACGGCCTCGACCGCGACCGCTACTCGACGATCCACGTCACGCCGGAGGACGGCCACAGCTACGCCAGCTTCGAATGCGTCGGTGGAGGGGATATGATGGATTATTTAAGGAAGGTCGTGAACGTATTCCGGCCAGTTGCGGTGTCGGTGTCGGtctccggcggcggcggcgacgaGGGCGGGGTGTGTTCGGCGGTGGCGAATGCGTTGGAACCGCTCGGGCTGAGCTGCAGGAACCGAGCGGCCGAGGATTTTCCCGGGGCGGGGACGGTCACGTACCAGACGTTTACGGCTCGCCGGAAGTAA
- the LOC105052708 gene encoding auxin-binding protein 4, whose product MSGPAHASYVLPLLFLFSALGAADASSRCSNNQGSSLVRNIGDMPQSNFGRGGLAHITIAGALSHGMKEVEIWLQTFAPGTRTPIHRHSCEEVFVILKGRGTLLLGSSSLNYPGKPQEFAIYSNSTFSIPMNDPHQVWNTDENEDLQMLVVISRPPVKVFIYNDWSMPHTAAKLKFPYYWDEECFYEPKDEL is encoded by the exons ATGAGCGGTCCTGCACATGCCAGCTACGTTCTTCCCTTACTCTTCCTCTTCTCTGCACTGGGAGCAGCCGATGCCTCCTCTCGCTGCTCTAATAACCAAG GTTCCTCATTGGTCAGAAATATAGGTGATATGCCTCAAAGTAACTTTGGGAGAGGGGGTTTGGCACACATAACCATTGCAGGTGCTCTTTCACATGGAATGAAAGAG GTGGAGATTTGGCTTCAGACTTTTGCTCCAGGCACACGGACACCAATCCACAGACACTCCTGTGAAGAGGTATTTGTTATCTTAAAAGGGAGAGGCACTCTTTTGCTTGGCTCAAGCTCTCTTAACTATCCAGGAAAGCCTCAGGAGTTTGCTATCTATTCAAATAGCACATTCTCTATACCCATGAATGATCCGCATCAG GTTTGGAATACTGATGAGAATGAAGATTTGCAGATGCTAGTTGTAATATCACGTCCACCTGTCAAAGT gttCATCTACAATGACTGGAGCATGCCCCATACTGCAGCCAAATTGAAATTTCCTTACTATTGGGATGAGGAATGTTTTTATGAACCCAAGGATGAGCTGTGA